One Pangasianodon hypophthalmus isolate fPanHyp1 chromosome 7, fPanHyp1.pri, whole genome shotgun sequence genomic window, ACATAAACACTTATAAAGAGGAAGTGTTCTACGCCTTCGACACGACCATAGGGATGGAGGACAACACACTCTCGCTCCCTATGGAGAAGGTGGCAGCGGGTGTCGCCAACCTTCACTACAACCCCACAGACATGAGGCTCTACATGTACAATGGTGGCTACATGCTCGCCTACCAAGCTTACTTCTGAAAGGCTAGATTAAAATATGCAATACGTGCAGTGTATGATAAGCATAAACACGACATGATTTTCACTATGGTATAGCATCTGACTGAAACTTCATTAAATGCTTTAAAGCACTGCAATGGCAGTGAAAGTGTTTAAATTTCAGTTGTTAACAGGACCATACTCTGCTTTTTTAGTTGATCAAGTCTCTATCATTGTAGAAAAGCCATTTTGCTCATTTGCACCTctaaaaacaagagaaaaatcTAGCACACTGGAAATCATGCTCTACTCTATACAACTTATGTGTACTCAGAGTATGCTTTGAAAGTAATGCTTcattaaagagaaataaatctgtTATGTTGACTGATGACTAGATATATGCTGtgaaacaaataacaaaatagcTGAAGATGTTTCGCATCTAAAAGTGAGTTTTGGTTTTAATGCAGCTTTTAATGTTCATGGCACACAGAAGAAAGTGATCGTGTCTTGTGGTTGCCCTTTGCTGGTCAGAACTTAGAACAGGCTGACTAAGCAATCACAGGTTGTGCTTCAGCTGGACCCAGAGGCACGGGGAAAACAGCTGCCCAGTCCTCCACATCTGTTCAGCACAAATCAATACTGTGCTCTGGAGTAGGCAATCTACTATGATCATATACATCTTGGAATCGAGGGTGaatattaattttcagtaaAAGAAACGTATATAGAAAGAAGAAGGATAGAGAGAAATCACTCCAATCACTCCTCTCTCGCCTGTGTGTTAATGCTCCACAACTGTGAGTGCTGGTCTTCATCATGAATCACAGGCCATTATgtttttcatcctcatcattaGCATTGTACACTTCCTGTTTATGTACATCGTGCTTAGCAGAAAGGCTGGCTAagggatgtgtttttttctgatccACAGGATGAGAGGAATATGACACTCACTTAATGCTTCATATGTATGAAACATGGGTTGGAACTTTGATTTGGTCAGGCAGGAGTTATTAGAGCAGATAACAGATAGGAAAATGCAGACACTTTTGCTGTTCAAAGGTAAAGCAAAATGTctaggtggtgctccgaaaacaatgtgggctttatagataattggaacACCTTTGATCAGAAGCTAGGTTTGCAAagtattagatctcttacatctaaaagCTTATTGTAAATTACTGATCAGGGATTTAATGTATTGTCTTTAACAGAAACTTGGAGTAGACTAAATGACTATGTAGCATTAAAGGAAGCTCTCCTGGATGCAGCTCTATACACCTCAAtcgaagataacaaaaataatcctagattcttatttaatacagtaGCAAAGTTAACTAGAAACAAGACCACCATAGAAACACAAAAAACCAACAATATGTAGTAGCAATgactttatgtatttttaaaagacaaaattgaaaatattaggcaaaaaaatcagaatattaACTTAAAGtcagacaatttgataactaacTATGTAGGTGATGATGTAACCACTTCAGTTCAGTGATTAGAATCCTTTATTCCGCTCCAACAGGataaactaatttcactaatttcctcttCAAAATCATCACacttgtgtactagatcccttaTCTACatatttcctcaaacagatactaCCTGAAGTAATCAAAcctctattaaaaataatatattcctcccttagcactggctatgtgcTTAAATCCTAAAACTaacagttatcaaacccctgattaaaaaaacctgtcCTCAACCCTTGTCAGCTACCTAACTATAGGCACCAGGATATCTCCAGGATCCTAGAAAttgttgtagcacagcagttatgctcatccttccataggaataacattcatattagtcaggatttaggcctcattaCAGTACCGAGAAAGCGTTGGTTAAAGTGGCAAATGACCTACTGCTGGcccctgatcagggttgtgtgtatgtgcttgtgttgcttgatctTAGTCCAGTTTTTACCATACCATTATCATAATGTTCTTCTAGATagactgattgttatcagtttgtagatgtaaatggtgacttctccaTGCATATTCAAGTAAAGTTTGTTTAAAGTTTGTTCTGTTTTATggccactgctcttttctctatatttgCTACCCCATGGGTacaattattcgtaaacatggtattagcttcagctcttatgctgatgacacacaggtATATGTTTCaacaaagccagatgacaggcACCAGCTTGaaaaagttgaggaatgtgtaaaggacattaaacATTGCAAGCTGAGTAACTtgcttctacttaattctgacaagacagaaatacTTCTACtaggcagctagaagtaagctttctgattgcttagtaactctggatggcctttcagttacatcatgtgcagcagtgaaaGACCTTGGTGTCATTACTGACTCCAGTCTCCCATTTGAAGCTTATGTAGATTATATTACTAGGTTAGCCTTTTTTCATCTGAGAActtgctaaaataaaaaaaatactgcattaaaaaaaatgctgtaattcctacattGTTCACTCAATTTGGattaaataccctcaaattaaagctgaatgtctgCAGTTTGAgcattcattattcataatttaatattaaattcaaaCGACTGACCGTgacataaaattgaatttacaTAGAGTTACATAAAAGGGGAAAGTATTAAAAGAagaagtataaaaatataatgtgaggATTTAAAGATGGTGGTGGCAACAGtctaataaagtgcagatatgtgcagttgtttTGTGCAATACAATTCTGTGCAACGGTAAGCTCAGGTAGTTGTATGAAATTGCccacatatataataaatatttaaatatttgtttatttatttatttaaatccagtttactgtggtagacagctaggtcactggaggactagtggtaaGGCCtcagcgctctcaccgctgtggcCTAGGTTCAAACCCTGGCCAGGGAACTAACCCTAGCCACTGGAGTTGCGTACAACAAagcgctctcagtgctggtcccaagccagaataaaattggggagggatgcatcaggaagggcatccggtgtaaaaactgtgccaaatcaaatccTCGGACCAATGATCTGTTGTGGTGAGCAAAGTGTCTTACTTATTTCTGCTCACTGTAAAGTTGAATGGTTAGTTAGTTACTTactaaactattttttttttcataggaAAAAATGTTCCTATGCATGAGTTGAAAATGGCTggataataattacataaaagcATTTGAGACAACACAgcataatcattaaaataaagtcaTGTTTTATTGGTAAAGAGGTGTTTCCAGAATAACTGAGAGATAATAATTTGTACAGATAATATTCTGAAAAggaattaaagaaacaaaactacagacaatttaaaaaaaaaaaaaaaaaaatctgtcatgaCATTTAAAGATCCCAAATTTTGAATGGTATAAACCACCAGCATCTATAGAAAGGGGAATCTGAGTCACTGTCACACTGTTGTATGAGAAGATAACAGTTTACTGAAAGACAGCATTGTATGAGATGACAATTGATAACTGTTTACTGGAAGACAGCATCATACGAGACGATGTATGAGTCACTGTAGGCGTAGAGCATTCTGTCTCGTGGGTTGTAATTCAGAGACTGGATATTGGTCTGCATTTTCTTGATGTGGATCTTCAGATCATAGCGCTCCTCCCTTGTCTCTGTGTCAAAGGAGTAGAAAATttcctctgtctgtttgtccagGAAGCGTGTGGCGTAAAGCACTCCGCATACCATGAAGGTGTTAGTGGCAGTGCGCTTGTGCAGTGATGTCCGCCACGTTCGGCCCAAAGATGGAGGACTTCCTTCTTTCACTTCACTAAGGATCACGTTGCCAAAATTGTCCGGTGCTGTGTAGACGACCCAGACACCAGATTCATCTGTGGCGAAATCCAAGTCTGTGTAGATGTACGTGGTGTCCAAGTAGCCAAAAGGAAACTTGTTATTGAAGCCAGAGTTTTGTGGAAGTGGTGTATTGCTGATGGAGCGGGTGGAGATGTTAAAGCGACACACAGAGGGTgaattatagcagctatagtaTAGCGCGTTTCCATACTGCACCACGTTAGGACCGATAATGGTGTTTGTGGTGGGGTTTGAGGAGGAAATGACGGTGTCCACAGGACCCACGCCTACCAGTATAGTGCTCAAACTGCTGTAATGCCGCACATAGTTGGCGAAAGCATTGCTGCTGGTCAGAGCCACCAGCCAGTACATGTCCTCCTTTCCTGGAGCAGGTTTCGGGTCTTTTCCCCAGGCACCGTAATAGTACGAGGTTCCGTACTGGGTGAGGGCGTAAGTTCTAGGGCCTGTCACATTGACAAATTGGCCTTGTGGACAGCgtcctacatacacacacacacacacacacacatacacacacacagagaagaagaagaaatttaaCAATCAGATGCACTATAAATGGactattagaatttttttaaatatatgcactatgaaaaaaaaaaaaacctgaacacTGAAGACactaaaaaatattattttagtgAGGAAAACAATGCAAGCAGACAGAAGTTAAGTGTCTTGCTCAAGAGTGTATCCTTATGTTAGTTATATATGctttaatatttttgaatatttaatattgaatttCAACAgctgaaaaaatacatttacactatgactataaaaaaaaaactcaaacaggACTTATATACTTTAGTTATGTTGCCCAGTTTAATTTGGTCAGATCTGATTATTGATATGTGCTAGTAAGCTTGTATTTCTCAGAAAGTGTGAAATCTCAGGTGTATACTTCATTACAGCCATGAGAGGTGAACATTTATgacacattttcattcatttattcatcttctgtGATGACGTGATCCTGATCTGGACTCTATCATGGGaaaactgggcatgaggtgggaatacacgcTGGGAAGCCAGTCCTTCACAcagcaccgtgcacacacacatactcaaatGTACAGGCAAGTTTTTAgaaggtaggaggaaaccggagaacccggaggaaacccacacagactaTAATGATGCATAAGCTCTTTATTTTTGCTGATGTGTCCATTTGAATTAACAGTAAGGTTAAATGCTAAAGTGTACGTACGTGGACGAGGAGCGGGAGGCTGAGGGGTGGCCTGAAGCTCATGCTGACACTCAGCCAAGTCTCTCTTTATGCGCTGATTTTCTCGCTGTTTGCTCACCACGTGCGAAAGATCGAAAGCCTCAAGCTCCTGCATGCcttctgtcatgtttttcaccttcaattacacacagacaaaacaacAACCCTGATCATCcacttatttaattattcagaCACTTCAGATCAGATCACTATTGTCCACCACTTAACCAATTACTTACACAATACACTGTTCAGATCAAAATTACTCATTAAAATGTAGATAAGataaaagaacagaacagacaaGGGTTTGGATACAAATGCAGGTATTTTTGGTGCAAATCACCAAGCAGACAAATCTAAATGGCAAACCCTAGTGATGTTGCGCTGAGTTTACACTTTCAGGTAAAACTCTTTATTGATGCTTGTGTTGCTTTCTTGTAACATCATCGATGATGACTTGAATCCTCATTTAGGGATTGCTTCAAGAATGGGTCCAGTTTTGGCAGCAAGTTTTGAGTCCTCTATACTCAGACCATGCACGAGCATGTATATTTAAAGAAAGTCAGTCACTGTCTGCTTGTCCAGAAGCACAAAAGactttaattttaaagataTGATTACACCAATGACCTATAAATCTGACACAAGAGTTTCCGTGAGCCCTAGAGTTTCCAAAGACAGGACACATTAGGCCCAATCTggcattatttaaatttgaaattatttatattatctatagactgaatttttatttttttgagttattaaaGCTTGgatccattcaattcaagtgggCAGGTTAATActtataagaactcaataataaatattataactaTGATAAGGGTTGATTgccattttgtttataaaaaaaaaaagaaatcactgaggccctggctatgcttcacagagcTCTGAAGATCCCCCTACTCCCTTTAAGAATTACTAACGTACACAACAATATCTCTGCCCATATGttgtatgttattttattttccacagactatgataaaaatgtaataaacattcaataattcttttatttgaCTTAGCTTACATCagtcatttatttctctttggCCTTTACTGATCCACATATAGTGCTGTCATCTTTACTCTAGTGGTaatatttttgaccactagagGCCATTAGTGAGCCTCAAGAAATGAACCTTCTTTCAAGATAATTGCCTGGAAAGTTTTAATGCTTCATGAAGTCTTATCTTGCCATCAGTAGTAAAGACAAAGGCAAAAACATGCAAGGAATCAAGCAACtagataactcaaataatcggGATCAAAATGTAGCGATGAGTCACGAATGATAGGTTTGAGGTGTGTATATGTAGAGAACCGTTGATTTGAATCAGGTATGTGTGTTATTAGGATGGGTCAGGTGAAGGATTCTGGGAAATAGATTTTCAGAAGTGGTTGATGTGACAATTGGTATCGGATTAGTATAACATAATAACAGTACAATAGTTGTTTATAACTAAACAAGTTCTAATGCAATATATTTGTAATGCaaacagtaaaatattcaaAGCTGAACTGCAATCGAGTTGAactttatctttttaaaaatacagggTTTCTTTTTAACATGGTGTATTCTCTAAGGCAGGGGTTCCTAAACATTTGACAGTCAGTGACTCCTTCAAtggtaaaaataaattgatgttCCCTCTTAGTATAGATTCATCTTACaaacaaactatttttaaaaatgtgcatttatcTGGCACTttaatttctgaactttccacccaTAGAACCTTAAgaagtttttattaaaacttttatgGATTCTAGTTTACATTATCTATACGgataataattttgataataGTGGATTGCAGGTTCCACCACtaacaaaattagaaaatgaCAGCTGTGCTTTAAGACCCCACAGCTCTAAGTTTTCCTTCTTTAGTTTGGCACAGAAGCAAATGAAAACGGTAATGTAGCTACTGAGTGATGCTTAAAGCCTCCAGTTTATCATCATGCTAACTGTATACTCTAGAAAGAAGCATGATGTGATGTGGTTTGGTGTGATGTGGTGCAGTAAGTCACCTTGGTGGCTGTACTCTCACTGAGCTGCTTGTGGGAGTTGATGGTTTTCTTCAGTTTACCCATAAGCTCCAGGACCTCAGCGAGCTCGAGCTCAATGATTCGCAGTGACACGGCTCCATACAGATCACCATCATCCTCCTTCtccaacacagacacactctttTCTAGCTGCTCCAACCGCCGCTGCAATCCTAGCATCAGTACATCCACCTccaataactgtgtgtgtgtgtgtgtgagagagagagagagagagagagagagagagagagacagacagacagagagacagacagacagacagacagacagacagacagacagaggttGAAATATATCAGTAGTCTGATTTTGGTGGAACAACTTAAAGTTTTCTATCCATATTTCTTACTCTTAATAACATTAAGTATGTTATTAAGGTGTTTTGGCCCATTACAAGCTGCCAGAACCTGAAGagataaaactgtaactttatgtCTTCACACAggggaaagtctttaggacaaaGGTTGTGTTttttagctgtgttttttttttagagaaaatagagaggctggtgaggaaacatcTGTTTATAGGTGCAAtgatgtaagtgagaacaggaactaaattgtttcatGGACTCTCcacaatttatattaaatataaatacagaccCAAAGAGGAATAATGCGTAGTCCCGTCAGAGGAAGTTAAGATGTAGGACACTAGAAATGTTTCCAGTAGAAAAGTTTACTACCTTTTCTTAccgtaattaaaaataaagtgtgctTGAAAACCTTTCTAGCATCTACATCCTAACTAATGAgcaaaagctttttttccccccaaagtGCTTGGTGGTTACCATACAACCACATATTTTGTGCACACTTCAGTTTCTACTGTGACGGGTTTGACCTAGATGTCTAATTTTAGCTAAGTCAAACACTGCTAGATGTTATTTCACATTAACgaactcaaaacattttctatttgccttgacagaaagcgaggTCTCTGTGTCAGTGCATCATTCAAGCAAGACAATAGTAAAGAGACAAGAGATTAATTAAtgtgatggagaatgtgagTGGGGATTGtcaattaacactgaaaaattGTCAATCATTCCTTATTCATTCACTGTTtcattgggggaaaaatgtgtctttttgcatatttttgagtgataacacATAGTAGTAGCATACTCTACAAAGTGCATAAAGGTTGGTAGGTCTGTAAATAAAAGGTACACCATTcagttgttcattaataaataaaaattgtaatcgctgcaaattgctgtgatataagagaaagaaaacacttcagaatgtgctgttatgggaaaataatcacctttgaggtgctaacagtaactctgcttcatcacaccaccctgttgttgataattattcctctaacagcacaaccaagagttttattccttacctgtCAACCTGTCAAATTTCAGAATATTCAGAGTGCATAAAATGTCTCTTAAGCCACACACCTCTGCCGCATTCATGCTTTTCACGCATTGGTTAGCTGCAGTGCGGATGGAGTCGAGTTTCTCTACTGGGAAAGGACGCACCAAGTtcttcagctcacacacacagtccttcccgctcacacactgacagcaaaaacatcacaaattaaaaacagcacaaagaaaaatatatttgtgcaGGTTGCAGTACTTTTGTTCATTTGTAGATTGTGATGTCTGACTCTTTAGATGTTAACTCCACATCTTAAACATGCTAAACTTGTTTATAAGGCATAAGTGTGAAGCATACAGTACAGCTGTGTTCCTCTTACCTGAGAGAAAAGGGCGAGGAAAAATGCAGCCGTCCATACAAATGACAGAGACGacttcatgtttgttttagaAGACAAGCAGAATGAAGACGCTGCAGCTTTATAGCAGGAAAACAAGTCCA contains:
- the LOC113546650 gene encoding olfactomedin-4 — protein: MKSSLSFVWTAAFFLALFSQCVSGKDCVCELKNLVRPFPVEKLDSIRTAANQCVKSMNAAELLEVDVLMLGLQRRLEQLEKSVSVLEKEDDGDLYGAVSLRIIELELAEVLELMGKLKKTINSHKQLSESTATKVKNMTEGMQELEAFDLSHVVSKQRENQRIKRDLAECQHELQATPQPPAPRPRRCPQGQFVNVTGPRTYALTQYGTSYYYGAWGKDPKPAPGKEDMYWLVALTSSNAFANYVRHYSSLSTILVGVGPVDTVISSSNPTTNTIIGPNVVQYGNALYYSCYNSPSVCRFNISTRSISNTPLPQNSGFNNKFPFGYLDTTYIYTDLDFATDESGVWVVYTAPDNFGNVILSEVKEGSPPSLGRTWRTSLHKRTATNTFMVCGVLYATRFLDKQTEEIFYSFDTETREERYDLKIHIKKMQTNIQSLNYNPRDRMLYAYSDSYIVSYDAVFQ